One window from the genome of Hyphomonas neptunium ATCC 15444 encodes:
- a CDS encoding MucR family transcriptional regulator, whose translation MGWTMTDPEDLDALDMTVEIVSSYVANNAIQSDQLPALIKSVHATLSDLTNTVPVPAEKLEPAVAINKSVTPEFLICLEDGAKLKMLKRYLRTRFDMTPEDYRAKWGLPADYPMVAPNYAKLRSKHAKQIGLGKKR comes from the coding sequence ATGGGGTGGACGATGACTGATCCGGAAGACTTGGACGCTTTGGACATGACCGTCGAGATCGTCTCGTCCTATGTGGCGAACAATGCGATACAGTCGGATCAGCTGCCCGCTCTGATCAAGAGTGTCCACGCAACCTTGAGCGATCTGACGAATACTGTGCCAGTTCCGGCCGAGAAGCTGGAGCCGGCGGTTGCGATCAACAAGTCTGTTACGCCGGAGTTTCTGATCTGTCTGGAAGATGGCGCGAAGCTGAAGATGCTGAAGCGGTATCTGCGCACGCGGTTTGACATGACGCCGGAGGATTACCGCGCCAAATGGGGCCTGCCGGCGGACTATCCGATGGTGGCGCCCAATTATGCCAAGCTTCGGTCGAAGCACGCCAAGCAGATCGGGCTGGGCAAGAAGCGTTGA